Proteins encoded in a region of the Acidobacteriota bacterium genome:
- a CDS encoding GNAT family N-acetyltransferase, with product MHIEIRPYRSDDDIDELTGVIHRAYAAHLSTGLRYWATHQPASDTEKRLRAGQGLVLLVDGVYAGTATVRPPMPHSRVPIYREYNVRALSQFCVAPEHRGKGLGLQLHHHALQVARQSGAAVMALDTAKPATGLIRLYEAWGYKVVGECDWRPDTNYESVVMARSLAGGHHGGTPFES from the coding sequence ATGCACATCGAGATTCGTCCCTACCGTTCCGACGACGATATCGACGAACTCACCGGCGTCATTCATCGCGCCTACGCAGCGCACTTGTCTACAGGCCTCCGCTACTGGGCGACACACCAGCCGGCCTCTGACACGGAAAAACGCCTTCGCGCGGGGCAAGGCCTGGTCCTCCTTGTCGATGGCGTCTACGCGGGCACCGCCACGGTTCGCCCTCCAATGCCGCACTCCCGTGTACCGATCTACCGCGAGTACAACGTCCGTGCGCTCTCACAGTTTTGTGTCGCGCCTGAGCACAGGGGCAAGGGCCTCGGCCTGCAGCTTCACCACCACGCGCTTCAGGTGGCGCGGCAGTCCGGTGCGGCGGTCATGGCGCTCGACACGGCGAAGCCAGCCACTGGCCTGATTCGGCTCTACGAAGCCTGGGGCTACAAGGTCGTGGGCGAGTGCGACTGGAGGCCAGATACCAACTACGAGAGTGTCGTCATGGCGAGGTCGCTTGCCGGGGGGCACCACGGAGGCACACCGTTTGAGAGTTGA
- a CDS encoding DUF92 domain-containing protein — protein MEVSRQLVHIGVGAFALLLRDLTWPQAVALASIAILFNAFVLPSLAPGVFRDTDRGRRWTSGIVLYPVAVLTLLLAFPARLDLVATTWAILAAGDGMATLVGAHVRTRALPWNREKSVGGLVAFIVFGSAAAAGITWWSASSAPDGWLFVAPIAAAVLAGFAETTPITLDDNITVPAVASVVLWSMSDMTPEALRDHMAAHGPATVALVTLNVAVAAAGWAARTVTVTGAVTGACIGAVMILGSGVAGWTMLIATFVAASFATRVGHGRKVRAGIAEDRGGRRGPGNAIANTGVAAWAAFIAAGSANPALAHLALVAALATAGSDTVASEVGKAWGRTTWLLTSLKRVAPGTTGAISLEGTVAGILSSALLAGIGAWAGLISASAVLPVIVAANAASIVEGVIGATMEARGMLTNDVVNFVNSAMGAGVAMLIWSSL, from the coding sequence ATGGAAGTCAGCCGCCAGCTGGTGCACATCGGCGTCGGAGCGTTCGCGCTGCTGTTGCGCGACCTCACATGGCCCCAGGCCGTGGCACTGGCCTCGATCGCCATCCTGTTCAACGCCTTCGTGCTCCCCAGCCTGGCGCCGGGCGTCTTTCGCGACACCGACCGCGGCCGTCGCTGGACCTCGGGCATCGTTTTGTACCCAGTGGCCGTGCTGACATTGCTGCTGGCGTTTCCGGCCCGCCTTGATCTGGTGGCCACCACATGGGCGATTCTGGCGGCGGGAGACGGCATGGCGACGCTTGTCGGCGCGCACGTACGCACCCGCGCGCTGCCGTGGAATCGCGAGAAGTCGGTGGGCGGACTGGTGGCGTTCATTGTCTTTGGCAGCGCGGCCGCCGCGGGCATCACGTGGTGGTCGGCGTCGTCGGCCCCTGACGGCTGGCTCTTCGTGGCGCCAATTGCCGCGGCAGTCCTCGCCGGTTTCGCCGAGACCACGCCCATCACGCTTGATGACAACATCACGGTGCCGGCCGTGGCATCCGTGGTGCTCTGGAGCATGAGTGACATGACGCCCGAGGCGCTGCGCGATCACATGGCGGCGCACGGACCTGCGACGGTGGCCCTGGTGACGTTAAACGTAGCGGTCGCCGCCGCAGGCTGGGCCGCGCGCACCGTCACGGTCACGGGCGCAGTCACCGGCGCCTGCATCGGCGCAGTCATGATCCTGGGCAGCGGCGTTGCGGGATGGACCATGCTCATCGCGACGTTCGTGGCGGCATCGTTCGCCACGCGCGTGGGGCATGGGCGAAAGGTCCGAGCGGGCATCGCCGAAGATCGCGGGGGACGCCGCGGTCCAGGCAATGCCATCGCCAACACCGGCGTGGCGGCATGGGCCGCCTTTATCGCCGCCGGGTCGGCCAATCCCGCACTCGCGCACCTGGCACTGGTCGCCGCTCTGGCGACGGCCGGCAGTGACACCGTGGCGAGCGAGGTGGGCAAAGCGTGGGGACGCACCACGTGGCTGCTGACCTCACTGAAACGCGTGGCCCCGGGCACCACCGGCGCCATTTCCCTGGAAGGCACCGTCGCCGGCATCTTGTCTTCGGCGCTGCTTGCGGGGATTGGCGCCTGGGCCGGCCTCATCTCCGCCAGCGCCGTGCTGCCCGTGATTGTGGCGGCCAACGCGGCGTCGATCGTGGAAGGCGTGATCGGCGCCACGATGGAGGCTCGGGGTATGCTCACCAACGACGTCGTCAACTTCGTGAACTCCGCGATGGGCGCGGGCGTGGCGATGCTGATCTGGTCAAGTCTCTAA
- a CDS encoding UbiA family prenyltransferase, with protein sequence MADWRTYSDLARPFTLVAPALGFFSGAVTAIGAAPQDAWSLEILVPAITGAVMAAVFNAGSNALNQIYDLEIDRVNKPRRPLTSGRMTMRQAWWFTGIAYALTLLLAWLVAPGGRHECFWIVAVAVVATIIYSVPPLRTKQRGMWANVTIAIPRGVLLKVAGWTAVKSAMGLEPWFIGGIFGLFLLGASTTKDFADMAGDARGGCRTLPIIHGAKKAAWLISPSFVLPFLMINLGTWMGILTGEAVLLHALGAGMTLYGAYVLYLMLRRPEELATDENHVSWAHMYRMMFALQIGFALAYVL encoded by the coding sequence ATGGCGGATTGGCGCACCTATTCGGATCTGGCCCGGCCCTTCACGCTGGTGGCGCCCGCGCTGGGTTTTTTTTCTGGCGCGGTCACGGCAATCGGCGCCGCGCCCCAGGACGCGTGGAGCCTTGAAATACTGGTGCCGGCGATCACCGGTGCCGTCATGGCCGCGGTCTTCAACGCGGGCAGCAACGCGCTGAACCAGATCTACGACCTGGAGATCGATCGCGTCAACAAGCCCCGGCGCCCACTGACCTCGGGTCGCATGACCATGCGACAGGCGTGGTGGTTTACGGGAATCGCCTACGCCCTGACGCTGCTGCTGGCCTGGCTTGTGGCGCCTGGTGGACGCCACGAATGTTTCTGGATCGTGGCGGTCGCCGTGGTGGCGACGATCATTTACTCGGTGCCGCCCCTCCGCACCAAGCAGCGCGGCATGTGGGCCAACGTGACGATCGCCATTCCGCGCGGCGTCCTGCTCAAAGTGGCCGGCTGGACCGCCGTGAAGTCGGCCATGGGCCTGGAGCCGTGGTTTATCGGCGGCATTTTTGGACTGTTCCTGCTCGGCGCATCCACGACCAAGGACTTTGCCGACATGGCCGGCGACGCACGGGGCGGCTGCCGCACGTTGCCCATCATCCACGGCGCCAAAAAGGCCGCATGGCTGATCTCACCATCCTTCGTGCTGCCGTTTCTGATGATCAACCTTGGCACATGGATGGGCATCCTGACCGGCGAGGCCGTGTTGTTGCACGCCCTGGGGGCCGGAATGACGCTCTACGGCGCGTACGTCTTGTACCTCATGCTGCGACGGCCCGAAGAGCTCGCCACCGACGAAAACCACGTCTCGTGGGCGCACATGTATCGGATGATGTTCGCGCTCCAGATCGGCTTTGCGCTGGCCTATGTGCTCTGA